In a genomic window of Rhodovulum sp. P5:
- a CDS encoding aminotransferase class I/II-fold pyridoxal phosphate-dependent enzyme, translating into MTGKTDDTMARLRALHAGMPRNVSAAPAPKADARLTDFRTHPEYQKIAVAKGAGQMLSIESPFFRRTDAVDGTRVSIDGRWVESFSGYDYLSLNADPRLAEAVAEAVARYGVSARASRFVGGELDLHRQLDTELAAFLGTEDAVSTVSGHATNLAVIRTLMGRNDVVLVDSMAHNSVYEGLRASGADHMSVPHGDTGWLDDWLSKNRHRYERVLIVVEGLYSMDGDVADLPALVEIKDRHGAWLMLDEAHSIGVLGARGAGLAEECGVAPGRVDIVMGTLSKTFCSCGGFVAGSSTMVDIIRHAAPGFVYSVGLSVPNTAAALTALRILQAEPERVAQLRSRGALFHRLAGEAGLDRGLGQGYSVAPVIVADSIRATLVSNRLFADGVLAMPIIAPAVPDKQARLRFFLNAGHSDAAIAEAIEKTARHLAECGHVSF; encoded by the coding sequence ATGACCGGCAAGACCGATGACACGATGGCCCGGCTGCGCGCGCTGCATGCCGGGATGCCGCGTAATGTCAGCGCCGCGCCCGCACCGAAGGCAGATGCCCGCCTGACCGATTTCCGCACCCATCCGGAATATCAGAAGATCGCCGTGGCCAAGGGGGCCGGGCAGATGCTGTCCATCGAAAGCCCGTTCTTCCGCCGGACCGACGCGGTGGACGGCACGCGGGTGTCCATCGACGGGCGCTGGGTCGAGAGTTTCTCGGGCTATGACTACCTGTCCCTGAATGCCGACCCGCGGCTGGCAGAGGCGGTGGCCGAAGCGGTCGCCCGCTATGGCGTGTCCGCCCGGGCGTCGCGCTTTGTCGGCGGCGAACTGGACCTGCACCGGCAACTGGATACCGAACTGGCCGCGTTTCTGGGGACGGAGGATGCGGTGTCGACCGTGTCGGGCCACGCGACCAATCTGGCGGTGATCCGCACCCTGATGGGGCGCAACGATGTCGTGCTCGTCGACTCCATGGCGCATAATTCCGTCTATGAAGGGCTGCGTGCCTCGGGGGCCGATCATATGTCGGTTCCCCACGGCGATACCGGGTGGCTGGACGATTGGCTGTCGAAGAACCGTCACCGCTATGAACGCGTGCTGATCGTGGTCGAGGGGCTCTATTCGATGGACGGCGACGTGGCCGACCTGCCCGCCCTTGTCGAGATCAAGGACCGGCACGGTGCGTGGCTGATGCTGGACGAGGCGCATTCCATCGGCGTTCTGGGCGCGCGCGGCGCCGGGCTGGCCGAGGAATGCGGGGTCGCGCCCGGTCGCGTCGATATCGTGATGGGGACGCTGTCCAAGACGTTTTGTTCCTGCGGCGGGTTCGTTGCGGGCTCTTCCACCATGGTCGATATCATCCGCCATGCGGCGCCCGGTTTCGTCTATTCGGTGGGCCTGTCGGTGCCCAACACCGCCGCCGCACTTACCGCCCTGCGCATCCTTCAGGCCGAACCCGAACGGGTGGCGCAATTGCGCAGCCGGGGCGCGCTGTTTCACCGGCTGGCGGGTGAGGCGGGGCTCGACCGGGGGCTGGGGCAGGGGTATTCGGTTGCCCCGGTGATCGTGGCGGATTCCATCCGGGCGACGCTGGTGTCGAACCGGCTGTTCGCCGACGGTGTGCTGGCCATGCCGATCATCGCGCCCGCCGTGCCGGACAAGCAGGCGCGGCTGCGCTTTTTCCTGAATGCGGGTCACAGCGATGCCGCCATCGCCGAGGCCATCGAAAAGACCGCGCGGCATCTGGCAGAGTGCGGCCATGTCAGTTTCTGA
- a CDS encoding SDR family oxidoreductase, which translates to MKNPKNIVLTGASGGLGQALAAELAAPGRHVLLLGRDGKRLTKAADAVREKGGEPHIAQACHTRPDQLAEVLRDFDAHAPVDLMIANAGVKTGNRGGVEPAGQTARVVQVNLLGTIHGIEALMPRMQARGRGTLAIVGSLAAIAPHADLLSYSATKAGLHAYAKALRRSIHGTGLRVVTVIPGFMDTPMTDRQLGPAPLCLPADRAAQIIARGLARGRTTIAFPKSLIAASWLAERLPAPLSDAIMRQVRAEILPDPDEESALRN; encoded by the coding sequence ATGAAAAACCCCAAGAACATCGTTCTGACCGGCGCGAGCGGCGGGCTGGGGCAGGCATTGGCGGCGGAACTGGCCGCCCCGGGGCGGCACGTTCTGCTGCTGGGGCGGGACGGCAAACGACTGACAAAGGCCGCCGATGCCGTGCGCGAAAAGGGCGGAGAGCCCCATATCGCCCAAGCCTGCCACACCCGGCCCGACCAATTGGCCGAGGTGCTGCGGGACTTCGACGCCCACGCGCCCGTCGACCTGATGATCGCGAATGCGGGCGTCAAGACCGGCAACCGCGGGGGCGTGGAACCGGCGGGGCAGACCGCGCGGGTGGTTCAGGTGAATCTTCTGGGCACCATCCACGGGATCGAGGCGCTGATGCCGCGGATGCAGGCGCGCGGGCGCGGCACACTTGCCATCGTCGGCTCGCTCGCGGCCATCGCACCCCATGCCGATCTGCTGAGCTACAGCGCGACCAAGGCGGGGCTGCACGCCTATGCCAAGGCGCTGCGCCGGTCGATTCACGGCACCGGTTTGCGCGTGGTCACCGTGATCCCCGGCTTCATGGACACGCCCATGACCGACCGCCAGCTTGGGCCGGCGCCTCTGTGCCTGCCCGCAGACCGGGCCGCGCAGATCATCGCACGCGGGCTGGCGCGTGGCCGCACGACCATCGCCTTTCCGAAATCGCTCATCGCGGCATCGTGGTTGGCCGAACGGCTGCCCGCCCCCCTCAGCGATGCGATCATGCGCCAGGTCCGGGCAGAGATCCTGCCCGACCCCGATGAGGAAAGCGCCCTCAGAAACTGA
- a CDS encoding capsule biosynthesis protein, with product MTRQKVQKLDRKNAIPEDDDDFVTRPPAEGKGRVILMLQGHPSRFWRQLADGLAEDGHRVLKVHFGLADAVFWGRRSAIHYRGRFSRWRAFLTELVQREGVTDIFYYADRLPYHAVALEVAGVLNRRAWAIEHGYLRPDWLTIEADGMGALSRFPRTRAEIEALAEGVSPPDMTVLYRHDFAVEAFNEVSFGLLQSFGRVLYPLHVSDRPVPPVIDYLSWLPELVLTGRRARDAMALTRRLIRERIAYNLVPLQLEVDYQIRGSSPYSRLTDFIEEVIASLARTAPADRHVVFKVHPLDNGLGRWFSRIPAIAERYGVADRVHVLRGGNLGRMVTRSCGVVLVNSTVGIHALRAGTPLCVLGTAIYDVPGLSHQGGLDRFWTQPEPVDRAFFETFERAISTIQVKGSFFAPDGRDDAIAQIRARMRPTAPVAGATGGGRGAHGSAATSKGAKADPSLTTHPPFAARVPGE from the coding sequence GTGACACGCCAGAAGGTCCAGAAGCTCGACAGGAAAAACGCCATTCCCGAGGACGACGATGATTTTGTGACACGCCCCCCGGCCGAGGGCAAGGGCCGGGTGATCCTGATGCTGCAGGGGCATCCCTCCCGGTTCTGGCGCCAGTTGGCCGATGGCTTGGCCGAGGATGGCCACCGGGTTCTGAAGGTGCATTTCGGGCTGGCCGACGCGGTCTTCTGGGGGCGGCGTTCGGCGATCCACTATCGCGGGCGGTTCTCCCGCTGGCGCGCCTTCCTGACCGAGTTGGTGCAGCGCGAGGGCGTGACCGATATCTTCTACTATGCCGACCGGCTGCCCTATCATGCCGTCGCGTTAGAGGTTGCGGGGGTGCTGAACCGGCGCGCCTGGGCGATCGAACATGGCTATCTGCGCCCGGACTGGCTGACCATCGAGGCCGATGGCATGGGCGCCCTGTCGCGGTTTCCGCGTACCCGGGCCGAGATCGAAGCCTTGGCCGAAGGCGTCTCCCCGCCGGACATGACGGTGCTGTACCGGCACGACTTCGCGGTAGAGGCGTTCAACGAGGTCAGCTTCGGCTTGCTGCAAAGCTTTGGCCGTGTGCTTTATCCGCTCCATGTTTCCGACCGGCCGGTGCCGCCGGTGATCGATTACCTCAGCTGGCTGCCCGAACTGGTGTTGACGGGGCGACGGGCGCGCGATGCCATGGCCCTGACCCGCCGCCTGATCCGGGAGCGGATTGCCTATAATCTCGTGCCTTTGCAGTTGGAGGTCGACTACCAGATCCGCGGCTCCTCCCCCTACAGCCGACTGACCGATTTCATCGAGGAGGTCATCGCATCCCTGGCGCGCACGGCGCCGGCTGACCGGCACGTGGTGTTCAAGGTGCATCCGCTCGACAACGGGTTGGGGCGCTGGTTTTCGCGCATTCCCGCCATCGCAGAGCGGTACGGCGTGGCAGACCGGGTGCATGTGTTGCGGGGGGGCAATCTGGGCCGGATGGTGACACGATCCTGTGGTGTCGTTCTTGTCAATTCGACCGTGGGGATCCATGCGCTGCGGGCGGGCACGCCGCTTTGCGTGCTTGGCACGGCCATCTATGACGTGCCGGGCCTGTCCCATCAGGGGGGGCTGGACAGGTTCTGGACGCAGCCCGAGCCGGTCGACCGGGCGTTCTTCGAGACATTCGAGAGGGCGATTTCGACCATTCAGGTCAAGGGGTCCTTCTTCGCGCCAGACGGGCGCGACGATGCCATTGCGCAGATCCGTGCGCGGATGCGGCCAACCGCTCCGGTCGCGGGCGCGACGGGAGGGGGCAGAGGAGCCCACGGTTCTGCCGCGACAAGCAAGGGCGCAAAGGCAGACCCGTCCCTGACGACCCATCCGCCCTTCGCGGCCCGGGTTCCGGGAGAGTGA